In one window of Echeneis naucrates chromosome 17, fEcheNa1.1, whole genome shotgun sequence DNA:
- the LOC115057546 gene encoding protocadherin-8-like: protein MVATARDQCRGQLSAFPILVVKLEGVRMRETGWNGLVVLLSLLLSLSAVTQGKTVKYQTFEEDAPGTVIGNLAKDISSAPSSSGGSRTNFRMMKQFNSSFIRLRESDGQLTIGERIDRERVCKHTLHCLIAFDVVSFSKEQFKLIHVEVEVKDINDNSPEFPRKESSLEISENTAVGTRIPLDFAVDEDVGVNYIQSYQISVNSHFSIDVLSRADGVKYAELVLMKELDRETQASYALELVAMDGGNPSRTGTTRINVKVKDYNDNSPVFDRNSFSVDLPEDAPVGSLLLDLNAEDPDEGLNGEVVYGFGNQVPPEIRQLFRVDRKTGRLTLESPIDFESKTTYEFDVQATDLGPNPSPAICKIVVQVQDVNDNAPEISITPMTSITAGIAYITEAAARESFVALVSTSDRDSGANGQVLCTLYGHDHFRLQQAYEDSFMIVSTSPLDREKIPEYNLTVVAEDLGSPPFRTITQYTIRLTDENDNAPVFSKPVYEVSVVENNAPGAYITTVVARDMDMGSNGKVSYKLADTYFMGSPISTFVSLDPASGSLYALRSFNYEVVKQLELRITASDGGSPPLSGSANVYLRILDQNDNAPVISQPALNNGSAEVLLPRDAPAGYVITRVEARDADEGVNSDLSYGLATGEPSVLSVNKATGEIYLNQVLSHDVDETLSVTVTVSDNGRPALTSTATLHFLIIAGSPPSDRTVFPAGGGDEPHAHWDLSVVIIVVLAGSCTLLLLAIILIATTCNRRKQDKGGEDSDSYGEKGTLERGRSHVADNPLLPLHGAGGGAGFDGHSYSSQPGGFTSAHPGGSDMCSASEDGSEVPCVYDSDSNTKLRGKKHEGYSTLPGYGNGKEAVRPITIWKGNSYTTISARDPAFSGKDSGKGDSDFNDSDSDVSGDTGLKKDGAVVPPMGGQNGLWACTSECKVLGHSDRCWSPSAARANAAPSPAPTLSSFNSLSKTASLPRDPHRRDNYYQAHIPKTVGLQSVYEKVLHREYDYVLVTPPRPVRVQEISDITIPVYNPTPTHCPNDDI, encoded by the exons ATGGTGGCCACTGCACGAGATCAGTGCCGAGGCCAGCTGAGTGCCTTCCCCATCCTGGTGGTGAAGTTGGAGG gTGTCAGGATGAGAGAAACAGGGTGGAACGGGCTGGTGGTGCTTCTTTCTTTGCTGCTGAGCCTTTCTGCCGTCACGCAAGGAAAGACGGTGAAATACCAGACATTTGAAGAAGACGCACCAGGGACAGTGATTGGAAACTTGGCCAAGGACATATCCTCCGCTCCCTCTTCCTCGGGAGGCTCCAGGACCAATTTCAGGATGATGAAACAGTTCAACTCCTCTTTCATCCGTCTGAGGGAGAGCGACGGGCAGCTGACCATCGGAGAGAGGATAGACAGGGAGCGCGTCTGCAAACACACCCTGCACTGCCTCATCGCTTTCGACGTGGTCAGTTTCTCTAAAGAGCAGTTTAAACTCATCCACGTCGAGGTGGAGGTCAAGGACATCAACGACAACTCCCCCGAGTTTCCCAGGAAAGAGTCGAGTCTGGAGATCTCCGAGAACACAGCGGTGGGGACGCGGATCCCGCTGGACTTTGCCGTGGACGAAGATGTTGGGGTGAACTACATCCAAAGCTACCAGATCTCCGTCAACAGCCACTTTTCAATCGACGTGCTGAGCAGGGCCGACGGGGTTAAATATGCGGAGCTGGTGCTCATGAAAGAGCTGGACCGGGAGACACAGGCTTCTTACGCGCTGGAGCTGGTGGCGATGGACGGCGGAAACCCGTCCCGCACTGGAACAACGCGCATCAACGTCAAGGTGAAAGACTACAACGACAACAGCCCGGTGTTTGACAGGAACAGCTTCTCCGTGGACCTGCCAGAGGACGCACCGGTGGGCTCGCTCCTGCTGGACCTGAACGCAGAGGACCCGGACGAGGGGTTGAACGGTGAGGTGGTGTACGGCTTCGGCAACCAGGTGCCCCCGGAAATACGGCAACTATTCAGAGTGGACAGGAAGACCGGCCGCCTCACCCTGGAGAGCCCGATTGACTTTGAAAGTAAGACCACATATGAGTTCGACGTCCAGGCCACAGACCTGGGTCCGAACCCGAGTCCGGCCATTTGCAAGATAGTGGTGCAGGTACAGGACGTTAACGACAACGCGCCGGAGATCTCCATCACCCCCATGACGTCCATCACGGCGGGGATCGCCTACATCACCGAGGCGGCAGCCAGGGAGAGTTTCGTGGCTCTGGTCAGCACCTCTGACAGGGACTCCGGCGCTAACGGACAGGTGCTCTGCACCCTGTACGGACACGACCATTTCAGACTGCAGCAGGCCTACGAGGACAGCTTCATGATCGTCAGTACCAGCCCGCTGGACCGAGAGAAGATCCCCGAGTACAACCTGACCGTGGTGGCGGAGGATCTGGGCTCCCCTCCCTTCAGGACCATCACCCAGTACACCATCCGGCTGACGGATGAGAATGACAACGCTCCGGTGTTCAGCAAGCCGGTCTATGAGGTGTCCGTGGTGGAGAACAACGCGCCCGGAGCGTACATCACCACCGTGGTGGCGCGGGACATGGACATGGGGTCAAACGGGAAGGTCAGCTATAAACTGGCGGACACCTACTTCATGGGCTCTCCCATCTCCACCTTCGTGTCCCTGGACCCGGCCAGCGGGTCCCTTTACGCGCTGCGCAGCTTCAACTACGAGGTGGTGAAGCAGTTGGAGCTCCGCATCACGGCCAGTGATGGCGGCTCTCCGCCTCTGTCCGGCAGCGCCAACGTGTACCTGCGGATCTTGGACCAGAACGACAACGCACCGGTCATCTCCCAACCGGCCCTCAACAACGGCTCCGCCGAGGTGCTACTGCCCCGGGACGCCCCAGCTGGCTACGTCATCACCCGCGTGGAGGCGCGTGATGCGGACGAGGGCGTGAACTCGGACCTGTCCTACGGACTGGCCACCGGGGAGCCCTCCGTGTTGTCCGTGAACAAAGCCACCGGGGAGATTTACCTGAACCAGGTGCTCAGCCACGACGTGGACGAGACTCTCAGCGTGACCGTGACGGTGAGTGACAACGGCCGGCCCGCGCTCACCTCCACCGCCACGCTCCACTTCCTGATCATCGCGGGCTCCCCGCCGAGCGACAGGACGGTGTTCCCGGCGGGAGGCGGGGACGAGCCGCACGCGCACTGGGACCTGTCAGTGGTGATCATCGTTGTCCTGGCGGGGAGCTGCACGCTCCTGCTGCTCGCCATCATCCTCATCGCCACCACCTGCAACCGGCGCAAGCAGGACAAGGGCGGAGAGGACAGCGACTCGTACGGGGAGAAGGGCACGCTGGAGCGGGGCAGGAGCCACGTGGCGGACAACCCGCTGCTGCCGCTGCACGGAGCCGGGGGAGGAGCGGGCTTTGACGGACACTCCTACAGTAGCCAGCCGGGGGGGTTCACCTCGGCTCACCCCGGGGGCAGCGACATGTGCTCGGCCTCAGAGGACGGCAGCGAGGTGCCCTGTGTGTATGACTCAGACAGCAACACCAAGCTCCGAGGGAAAAAACACGAG ggcTACTCCACTCTGCCTGGATATGGGAACGGAAAGGAGGCTGTGAGGCCCATCACCATCTGGAAGGGGAACTCTTACACCACCATCTCTGCCAGGGACCCAGCCTTCAGCGGCAAAGACAGTGGCAAGGGGGACAGTGACTTCAATGACAGCGACAGTGATGTCAGTGGAGACACAGGCTTAAAGAAAGATGGAGCAGTGGTTCCTCCCATGGGAGGCCAAAATG GTCTGTGGGCTTGTACAAGTGAGTGTAAGGTTCTGGGTCACTCAGATCGCTGCTGGAGCCCATCAGCAGCAAGAGCCAACGCAGCTCCTTCTCCGGCCCCCACCCTCTCCTCCTTTAACAGCCTCTCCAAGACGGCCTCCCTGCCCAGGGACCCACATCGCAGGGACAACTACTACCAGGCACACATCCCCAAGACAGTGGGGCTGCAGAGCGTGTACGAGAAGGTACTGCACAGAGAGTACGACTACGTCCTGGTCACCCCACCAAGGCCAGTGAGGGTCCAGGAGATTAGTGACATAACTATCCCTGTTTATAACCCCACCCCAACACATTGCCCCAACGACGACATCTAA